Proteins co-encoded in one Brassica rapa cultivar Chiifu-401-42 chromosome A02, CAAS_Brap_v3.01, whole genome shotgun sequence genomic window:
- the LOC103852979 gene encoding gibberellin-regulated protein 1 produces the protein MAISKAFIASLLISLLVLQLVEADVEISNKKNGYGSKIDCGSACIARCRLSSRPNLCHRACGTCCARCNCVPPGTYGNYDKCKCYASLTTHDGRRKCP, from the exons ATGGCAATTTCTAAAGCTTTTATTGCTTCTCTTCTCATATCTCTTCTTGTTCTCCAACTTGTCGAGGCAGACGTG GAAATCTCAAACAAAAAGAACGGTTACGGCAGTAAGATTG ATTGTGGAAGTGCGTGTATAGCAAGGTGCAGGCTCTCAAGTAGACCAAACCTTTGTCACAGAGCGTGCGGGACTTGCTGCGCCAGGTGCAACTGTGTGCCACCAGGCACGTACGGAAACTACGACAAGTGCAAGTGCTACGCCAGCCTCACCACCCACGATGGTCGCCGCAAGTGCCCTTAA